GGGAACAGGAAGAACGAGCGGCAAGGCGTAATGACTGGATGTATCAATCATGAACGAACAAGAGACCGAACAATTAGTTAAAGGCTTATTAAAGCACAGTGAACACTATCAACAATCAAAACAGATTGCGCCTGAAAAGCTCATGGCGAGGCGTACTACACAGCGTGAACGGGAGCTAATGGAATGCTTTCGGAATCGTTAGGGGAGCATATAGAGGGAGTGGGGGAGTCAAAAATGACAAACACCCCCTTTCGTGGCACCACCGCCGTCCTCAGATTTTTATGCGCGGCACTTTTTTAGATAGCAGTAATTCTTATAGGAAACAATACATTATGGCAAGAGCACCCAAACCCCCGGTTTACTTAAACGTTATCGCCGCCGATCAATGGAAATCGAAAGCAAAACTGTTAAATGAGCGTGACGACCTCAGCCCGGCAGACTGGAACAACTTAGAGCTGTATTGCGTCAATTATGCGATCTACCGTAAAGCCATTGAAGATATTGAACTGCGCGGGTTTGCGGTGGAAGGTTCACGCGGCGCGGCGACCAGTAACCCGTCATTAAAGGCCAAGGCCGACGCAGAAAAAATCATGATTAAAATGTCCTCCTTGCTGGGCTTTGACCCGGTATCACGGCGTAGAAACCCGGTGGAAACGGAGGCAGAGGACGAATTAGATCGCTTATGAACGCATGGGAACAGTACGCCTTTGATATCCAAAACGGCACCATTCCGGCCTGTCAGCGCCTGAAACAGGCGGTAAAACGCTACTATAACGACCTGAATAACCCGCTTTATACGTTTGATAGCGAGGTTGTCGGGCGTTTTATTGGCTTCTCCCGCCTCTGTCCGCACGTCAAAGGCCACTTGCGCGGTCAACCCATTGCCTTAGAGCCGTGGCAACAATTTGCCTTTGCTAACCTGTTCGGCTTCAAGGTGAAAGCGACGGGGCGCAGGAAATACCGCAGCGCTTATATTCAAGTGCCGCGCAAAAATGCGAAATCCACCGTGGCCGCGATACTGGCGAACTGGTTTCTGGTAATGGAACAGGGACAACAGGATATTTACACCGCCGCCGTCAGCCGGGATCAGGCGCGTATTGTGTTTGATGATGCCCGCCAGATGAGCCTGTTATCTAAGCCCCTAAAAAAGCGGGTATCCATCCAGCAACACAAAATCACTTACACGAAGAGCAACAGCTTGTTAAAACCACTGGCCGCCAAAGCCTCGACGATTGAGGGCACCAATCCCAGTCTGGCCATTGTCGATGAATATCATCTACACCCTGATAATGCGGTCTATTCTGCCCTTGAATTAGGCATGGGTGCCCGCCCCGAAGGACTCCTGTTTGCCATTACCACGGCGGGCAGTAACGTGATATCGGCCTGTAAGCAGCACTATGATTATTGCTGTCAGATACTGGATGGCGAAGAGCAAAATGAATCCCTGTTTGCCCTGATCTACGAACTGGACGACGAGAACGAGATTGATGACGAATCCCTTTGGATTAAGGCCAATCCGAATCTCAATGTCTCCGTGGACAGTGCATCACTGCATGACACCATCCAGAAAGCGCGAGGCATTCCCTCACAATGGACAGAGATGCTAACCAAACGCTTTAATATCTGGTGTCAGGGTGAAACCCCGTGGATGGGCGAAGGGGCTTGGAACGCCTGCCAGACAGATTATGATGAAAACGACCTTAAAGGGCTGGAGTGTTACGCCGGATTAGATTTGTCTTCAACAGGTGACATTACCAGTGTTTGCTACACCTTCCCCGTGGATAACGAACTGTTACTACTGACCCGCCATTACCTGCCCGAAGCGCAGTTACAGAATCCGGCCAATAAGAACCGGGCAATCTACCGCCAATGGGCGCAAGCGGGCTGGATACGCACCACAACAGGCGACTGCATTGATTATGACCGTATCCGGGATGACATTCTCAAGGACAGCCAGCAGTTTGATATCAAGCTGGTTGGCTTTGACACATGGAACGCCACGCACCTAAGAACTCAGCTACAGGGGGCTGGTTTGGATGTTGAGCCGTTCCCGCAAACCTATATGCGCTTTAGCCCGGTGGCTAAATCTGCCGAAGTATTCGTTAACCGCAAGGTGATTCGTCACAACGGCGATCCGGTTCTCGCATGGGCAATGTCCAATGTGGTGATGGAAACCGACGCAAACGCCAACATCAAGCCGAACAAGAAGAAGTCCGCGAATAAGATAGACCCTGCTATTGCGTTCCTGATGAGTTTTGGCACGTGGCAGAGTGAGCATGAGGACTTTGCTTTCAGTCTCAGCGATGAACAGAAGCAGCGACTGGCTGATTTTAACGGTATTTAGTTACAGTATTGATTTTTTTATCAATTTCCGTACAGCGCCGAGATTAATAAAACCAATGGCTTAAAAGGTGAGAAATTTCATCTTTATTTTGCCAAGTTTTATCAATCATCTAATAAAATTCATTAATTCCTCGTTTGTTATTTTATGTCATCCTGCCATCAAAACATGCAATTCACTTACTGAATTAAACCAAGCCGTACTCTCCAGTATTGATGAACCCATTTATTGATGTTCACAGGCGGAGGAGTATCCCACCGCCTTCATGTTACTTAGCAATATGTAGTATTGTTGATTAAATGAGGGAATAACCATGCAAGATAAAAAACCTGATGTACCTATTTCAGAAGATAGCAATCTTGCTATCGTTACCACGCCGGAATATGTCAAAGATTTAATCAAAGAAGCGATTGATCAGCACGCAAAAAGCCGTAATCACCCATATGCAACTCAGGCGGAGCCGGGATTCGTTACACTCAGTAATGAGACAGACAGTGATAGTGAGATAACCGTTGCAACCTCTAAAGCTGTTAAGAAAGTCTACGATCTAGCCAATACCGCCAATCAAAACGCCCTTAACAATAATTCTAATCTTTATCTGGAGAAGAAGCAGAACGGGGCAGATGTTCCTGATAAAGCAGAGTTTATAAAAAATATAGGTGCAGTATCAGTAAGTGGAGGCAGTTATTCGGGTTCTTTTCAATTTCAGCAGGTAGAAACTACTCCGAAAGAAAGTAACCCCGTGAGGCTGGTGTCTGCTCCACACCAAGAATCAAATAAGCTAGTAGCCTTCACCAGTTATGGGTGGTATGACAATTATATTCAGACAGGAGTCGTGAGAGGTGGTGGTGCCGATACTTTGGGATATGCTGTAGACATTAATAACCGACGTGCATTTGCAGTAGATCCGTGGGGGGTAACTGTGAATCCCAATAACCAACGGGGAGGTATAAATATGTACCGACCTGATGGAACATTCTGGAGAATAGAAGGGCTTCCTGATGATGAAGCAATTCTACTTTACTTCATAGACAGAGATTCAACTGGTTCAATAAATAAATCTGTTCAACAATTACCAAAAGGAGTTGGCACTATAATGTCAACATCTCAACATTATGTTGATGCCAGTGGCTTTGTAAAAAAAATATCCCCAATAATCAAAATATTTTCTAATGGTTCATTTGAAACAAATGATGAATCTAACGGTGCTACCGTCGGGCGTTTGTCAAAAGGTATTTATCTCATCAAAGGTGTTAGGGGGTTCAATAATGATAACGTCTTAGATAGCATAGAGATTCCACTATGTCAGAACAAACTACCAATGATTTGGGTCAATCACGAAATACTCCCCGATGGCTCTATTAAATTAATGAGTTACCACCGCGAACACTCAGACGCACCAGAATTCGCCAGAAATATAAGAGAAGATCACTCTGACGGTGATTTAATTGATATTCCCGAAGGTAGATTTGTTTCAATTAGAGTGCAAATGCCTGCCACTAAAAATGATGAATCATAGGTTTAATTTTCTTCTGTCACTTTCAATATATAATTTGGAGGTAATACTATGTTGAATAGCTGGTCTGGTGTTGTTTCTGCTAACCTTGAGCAAGGTCAACCTACAGGGCTTTTGATCAAAGCGGGAAATGTGATATCTGTTGTTGCTAGAGGGTGGGTAAAATATGCCCTTGCTGATAATGCATCGGCATCACCTGAAGGTACTATGCCAATGTACCAACCAGTTTCTCTTTACGGGCTAAAATTGCCAATAAAACTTACAAAATTGGGAATGGAGTCCTACGAAGAAGAGTTCCCGTAGATGGTGAGTTGATACTCCTATTCGATGATGCTCCCGGAACTTATAGTGATAATTCAGGTGAGTTTCAGGTTGATATTATAATCGAGTCACCAGATCTTTTAGATGACCTTGAAGAAATTAAATAAATAATCTCAATATATAACCCGCAAATTTCTGCGGGTTATAGCAATCTCACCAATTCTTCTGCTCCCTCTTTTCTTACTTCGATTGTTCCGGTGAGGTAATATCGGTAACTATCGTACCTCTGATGAGCTTTGGCTGTTACCTTGGGTGAAAAACAACGGCGAGTTAAAGCGTTTAATGGGATATAACGCAAAAAGTTAAGCGGTTTTACTGATTCGCTTATTGAATTTGATAAACCAATTCATTAAAGTGCTCCTGCCATTGGCAAAATCCAATGGTAAGGTTTCGCAGCCTTAAAGACACTCCACTGGTAGGATGTTTCTACCAGTGTGCCTGTTATCGCCCTTTCAATGGTGGTTCAGGTGGGGGAGGCTTCGGCTTCGCCGGACGAGTGTCCCGGTACTGCGAACCCCGTCTGAATCACCACCATCAATTTTCTCAATTAATGGAAGGGGTAGCAGGAATGAATAACGTTAGAAATGACTGGCATCAAGCCGATATTATTGCTGCATTACGTAAACGTGGTACAACGCTTGCCGCAGTCTCCCGCGAAGCTGGACTAAGTTCTTCTACATTAGCAAATGTGTTATCACGCCCTTGGCCTAAAGGGGAATGGATCGTTGCTAATTATCTCAACATTCACCCATCTGAAATCTGGCCTAGCCGTTATTTTGATATGAACGGTAACCTTATAGAACGCAAAGTTCGCGATAAGTCAGCAAAATAATTATTCTAATACCGAAAAACATCAGGGAAATAGTCACCTCGTCTAATTACTTGCTAGTTATTGGCTTTGATGAGGTGGCGCTATCGGTGATGTTGTTGCGGAAAGGTCAGGTGATAACCGTAACGGGGAAGTCTTCTTACTGGCGGGGCTATCAGTTGGCTGTTACCTCGATTGCTTAATAGATTCCGACGAAATACGTTGCAACCTCCATAGGTTGGAACGTTTAGCGTACCTACCTACTC
This genomic interval from Xenorhabdus doucetiae contains the following:
- a CDS encoding phage terminase small subunit P27 family, which gives rise to MARAPKPPVYLNVIAADQWKSKAKLLNERDDLSPADWNNLELYCVNYAIYRKAIEDIELRGFAVEGSRGAATSNPSLKAKADAEKIMIKMSSLLGFDPVSRRRNPVETEAEDELDRL
- a CDS encoding terminase large subunit, yielding MNAWEQYAFDIQNGTIPACQRLKQAVKRYYNDLNNPLYTFDSEVVGRFIGFSRLCPHVKGHLRGQPIALEPWQQFAFANLFGFKVKATGRRKYRSAYIQVPRKNAKSTVAAILANWFLVMEQGQQDIYTAAVSRDQARIVFDDARQMSLLSKPLKKRVSIQQHKITYTKSNSLLKPLAAKASTIEGTNPSLAIVDEYHLHPDNAVYSALELGMGARPEGLLFAITTAGSNVISACKQHYDYCCQILDGEEQNESLFALIYELDDENEIDDESLWIKANPNLNVSVDSASLHDTIQKARGIPSQWTEMLTKRFNIWCQGETPWMGEGAWNACQTDYDENDLKGLECYAGLDLSSTGDITSVCYTFPVDNELLLLTRHYLPEAQLQNPANKNRAIYRQWAQAGWIRTTTGDCIDYDRIRDDILKDSQQFDIKLVGFDTWNATHLRTQLQGAGLDVEPFPQTYMRFSPVAKSAEVFVNRKVIRHNGDPVLAWAMSNVVMETDANANIKPNKKKSANKIDPAIAFLMSFGTWQSEHEDFAFSLSDEQKQRLADFNGI
- a CDS encoding phage tail fiber protein — protein: MQDKKPDVPISEDSNLAIVTTPEYVKDLIKEAIDQHAKSRNHPYATQAEPGFVTLSNETDSDSEITVATSKAVKKVYDLANTANQNALNNNSNLYLEKKQNGADVPDKAEFIKNIGAVSVSGGSYSGSFQFQQVETTPKESNPVRLVSAPHQESNKLVAFTSYGWYDNYIQTGVVRGGGADTLGYAVDINNRRAFAVDPWGVTVNPNNQRGGINMYRPDGTFWRIEGLPDDEAILLYFIDRDSTGSINKSVQQLPKGVGTIMSTSQHYVDASGFVKKISPIIKIFSNGSFETNDESNGATVGRLSKGIYLIKGVRGFNNDNVLDSIEIPLCQNKLPMIWVNHEILPDGSIKLMSYHREHSDAPEFARNIREDHSDGDLIDIPEGRFVSIRVQMPATKNDES
- a CDS encoding LecA/PA-IL family lectin; amino-acid sequence: MLNSWSGVVSANLEQGQPTGLLIKAGNVISVVARGWVKYALADNASASPEGTMPMYQPVSLYGLKLPIKLTKLGMESYEEEFP
- a CDS encoding LecA/PA-IL family lectin, translated to MGNGVLRRRVPVDGELILLFDDAPGTYSDNSGEFQVDIIIESPDLLDDLEEIK
- a CDS encoding helix-turn-helix domain-containing protein, with product MNNVRNDWHQADIIAALRKRGTTLAAVSREAGLSSSTLANVLSRPWPKGEWIVANYLNIHPSEIWPSRYFDMNGNLIERKVRDKSAK